In the genome of Amaranthus tricolor cultivar Red isolate AtriRed21 chromosome 15, ASM2621246v1, whole genome shotgun sequence, one region contains:
- the LOC130801614 gene encoding protein OXIDATIVE STRESS 3 LIKE 4-like produces the protein MSLVMDMGGIGKEEVDSTLRSEESEEAASSESSSIGRPDDDDDDITDNDDVDEVQSSLSSMASLEDTLPIKRGLSKFYSGKSKSFANIAEVRNIKELGKSDNPFNKRRRTLIAYNLMFKEDKKKKSGTGLFYSHSNHISMPLLPLTEVGDDDDGAVIEHDDRSDSEDYFGSTVSFRLQQIQEHHPYPNTNSLKDNNVNVNVNVGASSSASLVSDDCLSGICIDRY, from the exons ATGTCACTGGTGATGGACATGGGAGGAATCGGGAAGGAGGAGGTGGATTCTACTCTAAGATCAGAGGAATCAGAAGAAGCAGCTTCTTCTGAGAGCTCTTCCATTGGACGacctgatgatgatgatgatgatattaccgacaatgatgatgttgatgaggTGCAGAGCAGTCTTTCTTCAATGGCTTCTCTTGAAGACACTCTTCCTATTAA GAGAGGATTATCGAAATTCTACTCAGGAAAGTCAAAATCGTTTGCAAATATAGCAGAAGTGAGAAATATAAAGGAATTAGGAAAATCAGACAACCCATTTAATAAGAGGAGAAGAACATTAATCGCGTACAATCTTATGTTTAAGGAAGATAAGAAGAAGAAATCAGGAACTGGGTTGTTTTATTCCCACTCTAATCACATCTCTATGCCCCTTCTACCCCTTACTGAAgttggtgatgatgatgatggagcGGTGATTGAACATGATGACCGTTCAGATTCAGAGGATTACTTTGGTTCAACGGTGTCGTTTCGTCTTCAGCAAATCCAAGAGCATCATCCTTATCCTAATACTAACAGTTTAAAAGataataatgttaatgttaatgTTAATGTGGGTGCTAGTTCTTCTGCTTCTCTTGTTTCTGATGACTGCCTCAGTGGTATATGcatagatagatattag